A single genomic interval of Candidatus Eisenbacteria bacterium harbors:
- a CDS encoding tetratricopeptide repeat protein: MIARAFCLATLIVLGVAAALRAESLGELERRAKAFYDLLERGQKEQAAAIFPDLEKALASTLDDLQERLDRMRDEVMERDGDIEALYKESRWRDPEIASLVITYHLAWVRYQGAQLTTDQRRKNQLLDKAVEGFSQFLVVNEVPEVYAESQYGRGLAFLDLGNYAQARDDLEAAAKDPRTAAKARSALAELARRQGGKASKEPAPDDPETLLAQLGDALPKVASNAALEKDTTALARGLAARGGDWPKRVDGTIATKLGNGTPSGVTSSYGLLLLAQLAIDRNRCADVAPLADAGGAVKDATRARYRPELLYLDAGCLMNAGKTREAAQAFEELLRDFPDAARARDAAYYRFRALDVARASDASLAAAYEDALTTFATRFPKDDAVGEARYQLGELLRSRGDCPKAEAEYAHVTAGPFATRARLGALECAVGALVKAGKDAPPEQRRALLERLRAFVRDVPAKGADEQAVARAALMGGLVAADARPPDSAAVVEFLDKYETRFPAAKEWHATAVQRRLVARVALGQLDAAERDLDAYLAAGPEADRRRVLDDLGRALQKQLDDPDEAKRRAALALARKVYGALVASGGETADRVALADLELRGGNAADARRSYDEVLAKDPTSAEAMRGAARAAAALGDRAGALARWKQVVETSPTGGTGWYEARIAQVKLFLDAGQKGEACEVARLSIGKSTTTGGDQLDKQLRQIATASCR; this comes from the coding sequence GTGATCGCCCGCGCCTTCTGCCTGGCGACCCTGATCGTCCTCGGGGTCGCGGCCGCCCTGCGCGCCGAGAGCCTCGGCGAGCTCGAGCGCCGGGCGAAGGCGTTCTACGACCTGCTCGAGCGCGGGCAGAAGGAGCAGGCCGCCGCGATCTTCCCCGACCTGGAGAAGGCCCTCGCCTCGACGCTGGACGACCTGCAGGAGCGGCTCGATCGCATGCGCGACGAGGTGATGGAGCGCGACGGCGACATCGAAGCGCTCTACAAGGAATCGCGCTGGCGCGACCCGGAGATCGCATCGCTGGTCATCACCTATCATCTGGCGTGGGTCCGCTATCAGGGCGCGCAGCTCACGACCGACCAGCGCCGCAAGAATCAGCTCCTCGACAAGGCGGTCGAGGGCTTCTCGCAGTTCCTGGTCGTGAACGAGGTTCCCGAGGTGTACGCCGAGAGCCAGTACGGGCGCGGCCTCGCGTTCCTGGACCTCGGCAACTACGCGCAGGCGCGCGACGACCTCGAGGCCGCCGCGAAGGATCCGCGCACTGCCGCCAAGGCGCGATCGGCGCTCGCCGAGCTGGCGCGACGGCAGGGCGGCAAGGCGAGCAAGGAGCCGGCTCCCGACGATCCCGAGACGCTCCTCGCGCAGCTCGGCGACGCGCTGCCGAAGGTGGCGAGCAACGCGGCGCTGGAGAAGGACACGACGGCCCTCGCCCGCGGTCTCGCGGCCCGCGGCGGCGACTGGCCGAAGCGCGTCGACGGCACGATCGCGACCAAGCTCGGCAACGGCACCCCGAGCGGCGTCACGTCGAGCTACGGCCTTCTCCTCCTGGCCCAGCTCGCGATCGATCGTAATCGCTGCGCAGACGTCGCGCCGCTCGCCGACGCGGGCGGCGCGGTGAAGGACGCGACGCGCGCGCGCTATCGGCCGGAGCTGCTCTACCTCGACGCCGGCTGCCTCATGAACGCGGGGAAGACGCGCGAGGCCGCCCAGGCGTTCGAGGAGCTGCTGCGCGACTTCCCGGATGCGGCGCGCGCGCGCGACGCCGCCTACTACCGCTTCCGCGCGCTCGACGTCGCACGTGCGAGCGACGCGTCGCTCGCAGCCGCGTACGAGGACGCACTCACGACCTTTGCGACGCGCTTCCCGAAGGACGACGCGGTCGGCGAGGCGCGCTACCAGCTGGGCGAGCTCTTGCGCAGTCGCGGCGACTGTCCGAAGGCCGAGGCGGAGTACGCACACGTCACGGCCGGTCCGTTCGCGACGCGCGCGCGCCTGGGCGCGCTCGAATGCGCGGTGGGCGCGCTCGTAAAGGCCGGCAAGGACGCCCCGCCGGAGCAGCGCCGCGCGCTCCTCGAACGCCTGCGCGCCTTCGTGCGCGACGTGCCCGCCAAGGGCGCCGACGAACAGGCCGTCGCGCGCGCGGCCCTCATGGGCGGTCTCGTCGCGGCAGACGCGCGCCCACCCGACTCCGCGGCGGTGGTCGAGTTCCTCGACAAGTACGAGACCCGGTTCCCGGCCGCGAAGGAATGGCACGCGACGGCGGTCCAACGGCGCCTCGTCGCGCGCGTGGCGCTCGGGCAGCTCGACGCCGCGGAGCGTGACCTCGACGCGTACCTCGCCGCCGGTCCCGAGGCCGACCGCCGGCGCGTGCTCGACGACCTCGGGCGCGCGCTCCAGAAGCAGCTCGACGACCCCGACGAGGCGAAGCGACGCGCGGCGCTCGCGCTCGCACGCAAGGTCTACGGCGCTCTGGTGGCGAGCGGCGGTGAGACCGCCGACCGCGTGGCGCTCGCCGACCTCGAGCTGCGCGGCGGCAACGCCGCCGACGCGCGGCGGAGCTACGACGAGGTGCTGGCGAAGGATCCGACCTCGGCCGAGGCGATGCGCGGCGCCGCGCGGGCGGCGGCGGCGCTCGGCGATCGTGCGGGCGCGCTCGCGCGCTGGAAGCAGGTGGTCGAGACGAGCCCGACCGGCGGCACCGGCTGGTACGAAGCGCGCATCGCCCAGGTGAAGCTCTTCCTCGACGCCGGCCAGAAGGGCGAAGCGTGCGAGGTCGCGCGCCTGTCCATCGGCAAGTCGACCACCACGGGCGGCGATCAGCTCGACAAGCAGCTCCGGCAGATCGCGACCGCGTCGTGTCGCTGA
- a CDS encoding YceI family protein, whose translation MIRLGPPAAVCRVLTFREGLLSGFGHDLALEVTRFDLRIDEARREVDASFDAASLRVRQVLRDGAELPPTTLSDADRRTIEDNARRDVLDANRYPEIRFRSTRVVEVADGFDVVGRLTLHGAEREVAVPLRRSGERWTAEVQLHQPDFGIQPYSALLGTLKVKPGVVVQLSVPDPRRAAAT comes from the coding sequence ATGATCCGTCTCGGTCCGCCGGCCGCCGTCTGCCGGGTCCTCACGTTCCGCGAGGGACTGCTCTCCGGCTTCGGTCACGACCTCGCGCTCGAGGTGACCCGCTTCGACCTGCGGATCGACGAGGCGCGGCGCGAGGTCGACGCGAGCTTCGATGCGGCCTCGCTCCGCGTCCGGCAGGTGCTGCGCGACGGGGCCGAGCTGCCGCCGACCACCCTCTCCGACGCCGACCGCCGCACGATCGAGGACAACGCCCGGCGCGACGTGCTGGACGCCAACCGCTACCCGGAGATCCGCTTCCGCTCGACGCGCGTCGTCGAGGTCGCGGACGGCTTCGACGTCGTCGGCCGCCTGACCCTGCACGGCGCGGAGCGCGAGGTCGCCGTACCGCTGCGGCGGTCGGGAGAGCGCTGGACGGCCGAGGTCCAGCTCCACCAGCCCGACTTCGGCATCCAGCCCTACAGCGCGCTGCTCGGGACGCTCAAGGTGAAGCCCGGCGTCGTCGTGCAGCTCTCGGTCCCCGATCCGCGCCGCGCGGCGGCGACCTGA
- a CDS encoding aldo/keto reductase, translating to MDYARLGRTGLRVSRLCLGTMNFGPYTTEPDSHAIMDKALELGLNFFDTANVYGWKTGEGVTEQIIGRWLAQGGGRREKVVLATKVYGKMGGGPNDQRLSARHVREACEGSLRRLKTDHIDLYQMHHIDRETPWDEVWQAMELLVQQGKVLYVGSSNFAGWQIAQATEAAARRNFLGLVSEQSLYNLTMRTIELEVVPACRAYGIGIIPWSPLASGALGGVLGDRGKGRRSRDLVAQKLEKHRPQIEAYETLCRQLGHEPADVALAWTLHNPVVTAPIIGPRTMEQLSGSLRALEIVLDEGVLRRLDEIWPGPGGEAPEAYAW from the coding sequence ATGGACTACGCTCGTCTGGGTCGCACCGGCCTGCGCGTGAGCCGTCTCTGCCTCGGCACCATGAACTTCGGGCCGTACACCACCGAGCCCGACAGCCATGCGATCATGGACAAGGCGCTCGAGCTGGGCCTCAACTTCTTCGACACCGCGAACGTCTATGGCTGGAAGACCGGCGAAGGCGTCACCGAGCAGATCATCGGCCGCTGGCTCGCGCAGGGCGGAGGGCGGCGCGAGAAGGTCGTCCTCGCGACCAAGGTCTACGGGAAGATGGGCGGCGGTCCGAACGACCAGCGTCTGTCCGCGCGCCACGTCCGCGAGGCGTGCGAGGGCAGCCTGCGGCGCCTCAAGACCGATCACATCGATCTCTACCAGATGCACCACATCGATCGGGAGACGCCGTGGGACGAGGTCTGGCAGGCGATGGAGCTGCTCGTCCAGCAGGGCAAGGTCCTCTACGTGGGATCGAGCAACTTCGCGGGCTGGCAGATCGCGCAGGCGACGGAGGCGGCGGCGCGCCGGAATTTTCTCGGCCTCGTCTCCGAGCAGAGCCTCTACAACCTCACCATGCGCACGATCGAGCTAGAGGTGGTTCCGGCCTGCCGGGCGTACGGCATCGGGATCATCCCGTGGAGCCCGCTCGCGAGCGGCGCCCTCGGCGGCGTCCTCGGCGATCGCGGCAAGGGCCGGCGGTCACGCGACCTGGTCGCGCAGAAGCTCGAGAAGCACCGTCCGCAGATCGAAGCCTACGAGACGCTCTGCCGGCAGCTCGGCCACGAGCCCGCCGACGTCGCGCTCGCGTGGACGCTCCACAACCCCGTCGTGACCGCGCCCATCATCGGGCCCCGCACCATGGAGCAGCTCAGCGGAAGCCTGCGGGCGCTCGAGATCGTTCTCGACGAGGGCGTGCTGCGGCGTCTGGACGAGATCTGGCCGGGTCCCGGTGGCGAGGCGCCCGAAGCCTACGCATGGTGA
- a CDS encoding choice-of-anchor Q domain-containing protein codes for MTKPLSIAALWVALLLPRPIVAATITVATTDDTNAVACTLRDAITAANTDAVSGACPAGAGDDTIDLSGLGGTILLGAALPGITTNMTLRGPGAHVLTISGQDSVQVFVVTGPTVTISDVTIAHGLAAGSGRGGGVETLAGSVALTLSRVVITLSQGFNGGGIANDGGGTMTIVDSAIVGNTTTGNAGAGILSAHSSTLVLTNTTVAGNTNTGLDRAGAGLLLSRGTATITNCTFANNVGTSTGGWEIMNLVPMEDPVGTLHLKNTIVANQSGHGCLGPITSGGHNLSDDTTCALAGPGDLQGVAAGLSALGDHGGPTPTLALVAGSPAIDAGDAAACPPADQRGVGRPVDGDANGRAGCDIGAYEVGCGDGIPPNSRCAPDANPCTDDVCDALGACQHPTAATGAPCDDGDHCTLGDTCASGVCSAGTTPGCPAVGSLTYRTCITGELETGPAGTNACTQIAGATSVAQHSGLDNLRSVTESADGISLYVTSGNDDAVARFDRDPTTGALAYQGCISGAIETGPTGTSACAQIPSATTAGQSSGLDLPQAIALSPDGKSLYTASLTDDAVARFDRDTATGALTYRDCLTGKSEANDTACTKIPSASSSGIDSGLDSLSALVVSTDGKSLYTVSRDDDAVARFDRDTATGALTYQGCITGETESGPAGTGACVQIGSAASGGANSGLDDLFSLAVSADGKSLYAVSLLDDGVARFARDPGAGALVYQGCISGEIESGPTGTGACAQIGAAASSGVNSGLDALYAIVVSPDDKSVYTVSQEDDAVDRFDRDPGNGALTYQGCITGETESGPAIPIPGTGACVEIASATSRGTNSGLDKLRSMAASPDGTSLYVASPQDDTIAHFVRDPMSGALTYESCITAEAETGPTGTNACAQIPSATSFGTNSGVDNPQAFLVSPVGLQLYTSSGNDAAVARFDREPEPPPTTTTTTLPGQAIRGKLLLIVDGTDAKKRKIVFKAKDASIDTSAGSGIDPVTDGAVFQVFNDAGTGDSACFDLPAAGWTRKGKPAKPTFRYRDKKFAMGPCSLTTVQDAKSLVVVCQAKVRPIDYSLDQPAQQRVGVRFRSGGTEYCTVFGGKVLKDKQKTKFRAKNAPAACPAAPVACP; via the coding sequence ATGACGAAACCCCTGTCGATCGCCGCGCTCTGGGTTGCCCTTCTCCTGCCGAGGCCGATCGTCGCCGCCACCATCACGGTCGCCACGACCGACGACACGAACGCGGTCGCCTGCACGCTGCGCGACGCGATCACGGCCGCCAACACCGACGCCGTGAGCGGCGCGTGCCCGGCCGGGGCCGGTGACGACACGATCGACCTCAGCGGTCTCGGCGGAACGATCCTGCTCGGAGCCGCGCTCCCCGGGATCACGACGAACATGACCCTGCGTGGTCCGGGAGCGCACGTCCTCACCATCAGCGGACAGGACAGCGTGCAGGTCTTCGTCGTGACGGGCCCGACCGTCACGATCTCCGACGTGACGATCGCGCACGGCCTCGCTGCCGGCTCTGGTCGGGGCGGCGGTGTCGAGACCCTCGCGGGCTCGGTCGCCCTCACGCTGTCGCGCGTCGTGATCACACTCTCTCAGGGCTTCAACGGCGGTGGGATCGCGAACGACGGGGGCGGAACCATGACGATCGTCGACAGCGCGATCGTCGGCAACACCACGACCGGCAACGCCGGCGCGGGCATCTTGAGCGCCCATTCTTCGACGCTCGTCCTCACCAACACGACCGTGGCCGGGAACACCAACACGGGATTGGACCGCGCGGGCGCGGGACTCCTGCTCTCTCGTGGCACGGCGACGATCACCAACTGCACCTTCGCCAACAACGTTGGCACGAGCACGGGCGGGTGGGAGATCATGAACCTGGTCCCGATGGAGGACCCCGTCGGTACCCTGCATTTGAAGAACACGATCGTCGCCAACCAGTCCGGCCACGGCTGCCTCGGGCCGATCACGTCGGGCGGCCACAACCTCTCCGACGACACGACCTGCGCGCTCGCGGGCCCCGGCGATCTCCAGGGCGTCGCCGCGGGCCTCAGCGCACTCGGCGACCACGGCGGTCCGACGCCGACTCTGGCGCTCGTCGCCGGGAGCCCGGCGATCGACGCCGGAGATGCGGCCGCGTGTCCCCCCGCCGACCAGCGCGGGGTCGGCCGGCCGGTCGACGGCGACGCCAACGGAAGGGCCGGCTGCGACATCGGCGCCTACGAGGTCGGCTGCGGCGACGGGATCCCTCCGAACAGCCGGTGCGCGCCCGACGCGAATCCATGTACCGACGACGTGTGCGACGCCCTCGGCGCGTGCCAGCATCCGACTGCCGCGACCGGAGCGCCCTGCGACGATGGGGACCACTGCACGCTCGGCGACACCTGCGCGAGCGGCGTCTGCTCGGCCGGCACGACCCCGGGGTGCCCGGCAGTGGGAAGCCTCACCTACCGCACCTGCATCACCGGCGAGCTCGAGACGGGCCCGGCGGGAACGAACGCGTGCACGCAGATCGCCGGCGCCACCTCGGTCGCCCAGCACTCGGGTCTCGACAACCTGCGATCGGTGACCGAGAGCGCGGACGGGATCTCGCTGTACGTCACGTCCGGCAACGACGACGCCGTCGCACGCTTCGACCGGGATCCCACGACCGGAGCGCTCGCGTACCAGGGGTGCATCTCGGGCGCGATCGAGACCGGCCCCACGGGCACGAGCGCCTGCGCGCAGATCCCGAGCGCCACCACGGCCGGACAGAGCTCCGGGCTCGATTTGCCGCAGGCGATCGCGCTCAGCCCGGACGGGAAGTCGCTCTACACCGCGTCCCTCACGGACGACGCGGTCGCCCGTTTCGACCGGGACACCGCGACGGGTGCCCTCACCTACCGCGACTGCCTCACCGGGAAGTCCGAGGCGAACGACACCGCCTGTACCAAGATCCCGAGCGCGAGCTCGTCGGGCATCGATTCGGGTCTCGACTCCCTGTCGGCTCTGGTGGTGAGCACGGACGGAAAGTCGCTCTACACGGTCTCGCGCGACGACGACGCCGTCGCGCGCTTCGATCGCGACACGGCGACCGGCGCCCTCACCTACCAGGGCTGCATCACCGGCGAGACCGAGAGCGGGCCCGCCGGCACGGGCGCGTGTGTGCAGATCGGGAGCGCCGCCTCGGGGGGCGCGAACTCCGGGCTCGATGACCTCTTCTCGCTGGCAGTCAGCGCGGACGGGAAGTCCCTGTACGCCGTCTCCCTATTGGACGATGGGGTCGCTCGCTTCGCCCGCGATCCGGGGGCGGGCGCCCTCGTCTACCAGGGCTGCATCAGCGGCGAGATCGAGAGCGGCCCCACCGGCACCGGCGCCTGCGCCCAGATCGGCGCCGCGGCGTCGTCGGGCGTCAACTCCGGGCTCGATGCGCTCTACGCGATCGTCGTCAGCCCCGACGACAAGTCGGTCTACACGGTCTCGCAGGAGGACGACGCCGTCGACCGCTTCGACCGCGATCCGGGAAACGGCGCGCTCACCTACCAGGGCTGCATCACCGGCGAGACCGAGAGCGGTCCGGCAATCCCGATCCCAGGCACCGGTGCGTGCGTCGAGATCGCGAGCGCCACCTCGCGCGGAACGAACTCGGGACTCGACAAGCTGCGCTCGATGGCGGCGAGCCCGGACGGGACGTCGCTCTACGTCGCCTCGCCGCAGGACGACACGATCGCGCACTTCGTGCGTGACCCCATGAGCGGTGCGCTCACCTACGAGAGCTGCATCACGGCGGAGGCAGAGACCGGCCCTACGGGGACGAACGCCTGTGCCCAGATCCCGAGCGCAACCTCGTTCGGCACGAACTCCGGCGTCGACAATCCGCAGGCATTCCTCGTGAGCCCCGTCGGGCTCCAGCTCTACACGAGCTCCGGGAACGACGCGGCCGTGGCGCGCTTCGACCGCGAGCCCGAGCCGCCGCCCACGACGACGACCACGACGCTGCCCGGGCAGGCGATCCGCGGCAAGCTCCTCCTCATCGTCGACGGCACCGACGCCAAGAAGCGCAAGATCGTCTTCAAGGCGAAGGATGCGAGCATCGACACCAGCGCGGGCAGCGGCATCGATCCGGTCACGGACGGGGCCGTGTTCCAGGTCTTCAACGATGCGGGCACGGGGGACTCGGCCTGCTTCGATCTTCCCGCGGCCGGATGGACGAGGAAGGGCAAGCCGGCCAAGCCGACGTTCCGCTATCGGGACAAGAAGTTCGCGATGGGTCCCTGCAGCCTCACGACCGTCCAGGACGCCAAGTCGCTCGTGGTCGTGTGTCAGGCGAAGGTGCGGCCGATCGACTACTCGCTCGACCAGCCCGCACAGCAGCGGGTGGGCGTGCGCTTTCGCAGCGGCGGTACCGAGTACTGCACGGTCTTCGGGGGCAAGGTCCTGAAGGACAAGCAGAAGACAAAGTTCCGGGCGAAGAACGCGCCGGCGGCGTGTCCGGCGGCGCCCGTCGCCTGTCCCTGA
- a CDS encoding discoidin domain-containing protein: protein MRVGLRAVAAAAAGYAIVAYWTFRPTPSGLAHTIPAFSGLAGDALFHTWGTNHVSRTILVDPLHLFEAGIFHPARHTLAYGDHMIGEGLLGLPIWLATGNPLLEFNLLTLASFVLCATTAFRYRRETGGGLAGAVATGLVFSFTPFRLNSPMWPQVLLTFAMPLAVAAWLRWVQGGRGRDLAAWVGWWVVHSLMGMYLAFYFAVVMGVLALAAIAIAPAGGRARIARGTVIAGLGTAALLAPTLWPYVVLRATQSHVRTAGLGTQWTFLLPGPGTLSGTLAGFDGRIGDAIVSFGPGLLTSALVAAGLVVARRRAATSWERFVWVANVLGLAIALAIMFVPIELQLRLPGFDMMRMTNRAFHVGLLFAAWFAGAAVDAVVALGPARVPRVAIATILVALLALDAGAAPTERRRMPVASDLPPIYEAVRGLPDRVLYERTDEIEGAARALYFSIFHGKALVNGYSGFTSPGPTFAVQRLFEFPAEPARALLATLGVHAVLVRDISPAALDRRLAALPSTGTQIVARDGAAALVRVDEPAPSPPPAAVPLARAGRALSASGNREALAALEDDDPRTVWQLAVERGAVPSLTIDLGVARMVAGVRCVGGSLDSVGVYLADVETSVDGTEWTPTGARFDPDSLPALFAHPADVRWWDARFTPRPARWVRLTNARLGNRTGTWELAEVDVLTLAEGSSR, encoded by the coding sequence GTGCGCGTCGGGCTCCGAGCCGTTGCCGCGGCTGCCGCCGGCTACGCGATCGTCGCGTACTGGACGTTCCGGCCGACGCCGTCCGGCCTCGCGCACACGATCCCCGCGTTCTCGGGGCTCGCCGGCGATGCGCTGTTCCATACCTGGGGGACGAACCACGTCTCCCGCACGATCCTCGTCGATCCGCTCCACCTCTTCGAAGCCGGCATCTTCCATCCGGCCAGGCACACGCTCGCCTACGGCGACCACATGATCGGCGAAGGGCTCCTCGGCCTGCCGATCTGGCTCGCGACCGGCAATCCGCTGCTCGAGTTCAACCTGCTGACGCTCGCCTCCTTCGTGCTCTGCGCGACGACGGCGTTCCGGTATCGTCGCGAGACGGGCGGCGGCCTCGCAGGCGCCGTCGCGACGGGGCTCGTGTTCTCGTTCACGCCGTTTCGGCTGAACTCGCCGATGTGGCCCCAGGTGCTGCTCACGTTCGCGATGCCGCTCGCGGTCGCCGCGTGGCTGCGCTGGGTGCAGGGCGGACGCGGGCGCGACCTCGCTGCGTGGGTCGGCTGGTGGGTCGTGCACTCGCTCATGGGCATGTACCTCGCCTTCTACTTCGCGGTCGTGATGGGGGTCCTGGCGCTCGCGGCGATCGCGATCGCGCCCGCCGGCGGCCGCGCGCGCATCGCGCGCGGAACGGTGATCGCAGGTCTCGGAACCGCCGCGCTGCTCGCGCCGACCCTGTGGCCGTACGTCGTCCTGCGGGCAACGCAGAGCCACGTCCGTACGGCAGGTCTCGGGACGCAGTGGACCTTCCTTCTGCCGGGGCCGGGGACCTTGAGCGGCACGCTCGCCGGCTTCGACGGCCGGATCGGCGACGCGATCGTGTCCTTCGGACCCGGCCTGCTCACGAGTGCGCTCGTCGCGGCCGGCCTCGTGGTCGCGCGCCGGCGTGCGGCGACGTCCTGGGAGCGGTTCGTCTGGGTCGCGAACGTGCTCGGGCTCGCGATCGCCCTCGCGATCATGTTCGTGCCGATCGAGCTGCAGCTCCGCCTGCCCGGCTTCGACATGATGCGGATGACGAACCGCGCCTTCCACGTCGGCCTCCTGTTCGCCGCCTGGTTCGCCGGGGCTGCCGTCGACGCCGTCGTCGCGCTCGGGCCGGCGCGCGTGCCGCGCGTCGCCATCGCGACGATTCTCGTGGCGTTGCTCGCCCTCGACGCCGGCGCCGCGCCGACCGAGCGCCGGCGCATGCCGGTCGCGTCGGACCTGCCGCCAATCTACGAGGCCGTCCGCGGGCTGCCCGATCGCGTGCTGTACGAGCGCACCGACGAGATCGAGGGCGCAGCGCGCGCCCTCTACTTCTCCATCTTCCACGGCAAGGCGCTGGTGAACGGGTACAGCGGCTTCACCAGCCCCGGCCCCACGTTCGCGGTCCAGCGCCTGTTCGAGTTCCCCGCCGAACCCGCGCGCGCGCTCCTCGCGACACTCGGCGTGCACGCCGTCCTCGTCCGCGACATCTCGCCCGCCGCGCTCGATCGGCGTCTGGCGGCGCTGCCCAGCACGGGTACGCAGATCGTCGCCCGCGACGGTGCCGCCGCGCTCGTGCGTGTCGACGAGCCGGCGCCGAGCCCGCCGCCGGCGGCCGTCCCGCTCGCGCGCGCGGGACGGGCGCTCAGCGCAAGCGGCAACCGGGAGGCCCTCGCCGCCCTCGAGGACGACGACCCGCGAACCGTCTGGCAGCTCGCGGTCGAGCGCGGCGCCGTCCCGTCGCTCACGATCGACCTCGGCGTCGCCCGCATGGTGGCCGGCGTGCGCTGCGTCGGCGGCTCGCTCGACTCCGTCGGCGTCTACCTCGCCGACGTCGAGACGTCGGTCGACGGCACCGAGTGGACGCCGACCGGCGCGCGCTTCGACCCCGACTCGCTCCCGGCGCTGTTCGCGCATCCGGCGGACGTCCGCTGGTGGGACGCGCGCTTCACGCCCCGTCCCGCCCGCTGGGTGCGGCTGACGAACGCCCGCCTCGGCAACCGCACCGGCACGTGGGAGCTGGCCGAGGTGGACGTGTTGACGCTCGCGGAGGGATCGTCCCGGTGA